One stretch of Methanofastidiosum sp. DNA includes these proteins:
- a CDS encoding DUF488 domain-containing protein — protein sequence MIIYTIGHSNRKITDFISILKRFDVEVLIDIRTFPFSKYVPDYNKENISRKLIDNGIEYAYKGDKLGGMPAEGFSQYRISERYSQALHELLGEIISNKKTVALMCAEKDYNNCHRRFVSEDLEKIILENNYDIGIEHIVDERSIDKTLDQFMD from the coding sequence ATGATAATCTATACGATAGGCCACAGCAACAGGAAGATAACAGATTTTATTTCTATATTGAAGAGGTTTGATGTGGAAGTCTTGATAGATATAAGGACATTTCCTTTCAGTAAATATGTCCCGGACTATAACAAAGAAAATATTTCTAGAAAGCTAATTGATAACGGCATAGAATATGCCTATAAAGGGGATAAACTTGGAGGGATGCCCGCCGAAGGATTTAGTCAGTATAGAATATCAGAAAGATACAGTCAAGCTTTGCATGAACTTTTGGGAGAGATTATCTCTAATAAAAAGACAGTTGCACTTATGTGCGCTGAAAAGGATTATAATAACTGCCACAGGAGATTTGTGTCAGAGGATTTAGAGAAAATAATCCTAGAAAATAATTATGATATAGGGATAGAGCACATAGTTGATGAAAGGAGTATCGATAAGACCTTGGATCAGTTTATGGATTAG